Proteins from a single region of Amblyomma americanum isolate KBUSLIRL-KWMA chromosome 10, ASM5285725v1, whole genome shotgun sequence:
- the LOC144106636 gene encoding salivary peroxidase/catechol oxidase-like isoform X1 — MATSRWGILLISLAAIVTAVTSGAWGLSARDVDAAMERAEETLRAERAAALHAARTRRDVSEGGRAAGCPYASMRHQHSRRATKQAAEHSEVARLFEETTKELLRSLSDSNEESWREDEVERLEAVNLDSTALSGFCPLTSVTCNASKKYREADGTCNNLQNPGWGSAASCMNRLLPAAYQDGVSSPRVAANGSALPNARKISYTVHPNTSHPATNITHLVMQFGQFLDHDFALAPLMPDPGEIINLGNPNNVIDCCSPGKRNASNCFSIDLFPDDPFFGQFGQTCMNLPRSAACTRCTLGQRQQQDILTSYIDTSQIYGSSQADTLRLRSMSGGRLKNQYYIFAGELLPRSFHVNEDRCSNPSNRQYCFRAGDERANEHPGLTAVHTTFLRHHNRIAGQLFLSNIFLSDEQLFQRTKRIVECQFQHIVFSEWLPIILGPAAMSRFGLTPLSSGFTTYNASIDATMLNEFAAAAFRLGHTLIDGTFHADRLLSSTTFELQNNYFFPFEFYNGFLEPVLRGLMQQRAQTFDRDVTDGVTNHLYRLRNESFGLDLIALNLQRAREHGVRPYVDYFYFCTGVNLTSFDALKQYVDNDVVELYKVLYNNVRDIDLFTASISEFSVAGGIVGPTFACILGHMFQRLKYGDRFFYEHQGQAGSLTAAQLAQIRRITLAKIICENTGVDLVSPNVFRPNGPGNQQTFCFLLPDTNSGPWA, encoded by the exons GATATTATTGATATCGCTCGCCGCCATTGTCACGGCTGTGACGTCCGGAGCATGGGGTCTGAGCGCCAGGGACGTGGACGCAGCCATGGAAAGGGCTGAAGAAACGCTTCGAGCTGAGAGAGCTGCCGCGCTGCACGCGGCACGGACACGCAGAGATGTTTCCG AAGGAGGCCGTGCAGCTGGCTGCCCCTATGCGTCGATGCGCCACCAGCACAGTCGTCGGGCTACCAAACAGGCAGCCGAACACTCTGAGGTGGCCCGACTCTTCGAGGAGACCACCAAGGAGCTGCTGAGAAG CCTCAGCGACTCGAACGAGGAATCCTGGAGGGAGGACGAGGTGGAAAGACTTGAAGCGGTGAACCTCGACTCGACTGCGCTGTCCGGCTTCTGTCCGCTGACCAGCGTCACGTGCAACGCGTCCAAGAAGTACCGCGAAGCCGACGGCACGTGCAACAACCTGCAGAACCCGGGATGGGGATCGGCCGCTTCCTGCATGAACCGCTTGCTCCCCGCGGCGTACCAAGACG GAGTGAGCTCGCCGCGAGTGGCAGCCAACGGCAGTGCGCTGCCTAACGCCCGCAAGATATCGTACACCGTACACCCCAACACGAGCCACCCGGCCACAAACATCacgcacttggtgatgcagttCGGGCAGTTCCTGGACCACGACTTTGCCCTTGCGCCGCTTATGCCTGACCCAGGGGAGATCATCAACCTCGGCA ATCCCAACAACGTCATCGATTGCTGCTCGCCAGGGAAGCGCAACGCCTCGAACTGCTTCTCCATCGACCTCTTCCCGGACGATCCTTTTTTCGGACAGTTCGGCCAGACCTGCATGAACCTGCCCCGATCAGCAGCGTGCACTCGCTGCACACTAG GACAGCGACAACAGCAGGACATTCTCACTTCCTACATAGACACGTCTCAGATATATGGAAGCTCACAGGCGGATACTCTCAGACTCCGATCAATGTCCGGCG GTCGCCTGAAGAACCAGTACTACATTTTCGCTGGAGAGCTACTTCCTCGTAGTTTTCACGTCAACGAAGACCGCTGCAGCAACCCCTCCAACAGACAGTACTGCTTCAGGGCAG GTGATGAACGTGCGAACGAGCATCCAGGATTGACGGCCGTGCACACTACGTTTCTCCGCCACCACAACCGCATCGCCGGTCAGCTATTTCTGTCCAACATATTCCTCAGCGACGAGCAGCTCTTCCAGAGGACCAA GCGCATCGTGGAATGCCAGTTCCAGCACATCGTCTTCTCTGAGTGGTTGCCTATTATTCTGGGACCGGCCGCCATGAGCCGTTTCGGCCTGACGCCCCTGAGCAGCGGCTTCACCACGTACAACGCGAGCATAGACGCGACCATGCTGAAcgagttcgccgccgccgcctttCGTCTTGGACACACTCTCATCGACGGAACTTTCCACGC CGATAGACTTTTGTCAAGCACTACCTTCGAGCTGCAGAACAACTACTTCTTTCCGTTCGAGTTCTACAACGGCTTCCTAGAGCCCGTTCTCCGGGGTCTCATGCAACAGCGTGCCCAGACATTCGACAG AGATGTGACTGATGGCGTAACCAATCACCTGTACCGGCTCCGAAACGAGAGCTTCGGCTTGGACCTCATCGCGTTGAACCTGCAGCGGGCGCGTGAACACGGCGTCCGACCCTACGTGGACTACTTCTACTTCTGCACGGGCGTCAACCTGACGTCGTTCGACGCGCTGAAGCAGTACGTCGACAACGACGTGGTCGAACTGTACAAGGTCCTGTACAA CAACGTCCGCGACATCGACCTGTTCACCGCCAGCATTTCTGAGTTCTCCGTGGCCGGCGGTATTGTGGGCCCCACGTTTGCCTGCATCCTGGGACATATGTTCCAGCGACTAAAATACGGCGATCGTTTCTTCTACGAACACCAGGGCCAGGCTGGATCACTCACGGCAG CACAGCTTGCTCAAATCCGACGCATTACATTGGCCAAGATCATCTGCGAGAACACGGGTGTTGATCTGGTTTCTCCAAACGTGTTTCGACCAAATGGACCAGG aaatcaGCAAAcattctgttttttgttgcccGACACGAACTCGGGGCCCTGGGCGTGA
- the LOC144106636 gene encoding salivary peroxidase/catechol oxidase-like isoform X2, which produces MESSRWRILLISLAAIVTAVTSGAWGLSARDVDAAMERAEETLRAERAAALHAARTRRDVSEGGRAAGCPYASMRHQHSRRATKQAAEHSEVARLFEETTKELLRSLSDSNEESWREDEVERLEAVNLDSTALSGFCPLTSVTCNASKKYREADGTCNNLQNPGWGSAASCMNRLLPAAYQDGVSSPRVAANGSALPNARKISYTVHPNTSHPATNITHLVMQFGQFLDHDFALAPLMPDPGEIINLGNPNNVIDCCSPGKRNASNCFSIDLFPDDPFFGQFGQTCMNLPRSAACTRCTLGQRQQQDILTSYIDTSQIYGSSQADTLRLRSMSGGRLKNQYYIFAGELLPRSFHVNEDRCSNPSNRQYCFRAGDERANEHPGLTAVHTTFLRHHNRIAGQLFLSNIFLSDEQLFQRTKRIVECQFQHIVFSEWLPIILGPAAMSRFGLTPLSSGFTTYNASIDATMLNEFAAAAFRLGHTLIDGTFHADRLLSSTTFELQNNYFFPFEFYNGFLEPVLRGLMQQRAQTFDRDVTDGVTNHLYRLRNESFGLDLIALNLQRAREHGVRPYVDYFYFCTGVNLTSFDALKQYVDNDVVELYKVLYNNVRDIDLFTASISEFSVAGGIVGPTFACILGHMFQRLKYGDRFFYEHQGQAGSLTAAQLAQIRRITLAKIICENTGVDLVSPNVFRPNGPGNQQTFCFLLPDTNSGPWA; this is translated from the exons GATATTATTGATATCGCTCGCCGCCATTGTCACGGCTGTGACGTCCGGAGCATGGGGTCTGAGCGCCAGGGACGTGGACGCAGCCATGGAAAGGGCTGAAGAAACGCTTCGAGCTGAGAGAGCTGCCGCGCTGCACGCGGCACGGACACGCAGAGATGTTTCCG AAGGAGGCCGTGCAGCTGGCTGCCCCTATGCGTCGATGCGCCACCAGCACAGTCGTCGGGCTACCAAACAGGCAGCCGAACACTCTGAGGTGGCCCGACTCTTCGAGGAGACCACCAAGGAGCTGCTGAGAAG CCTCAGCGACTCGAACGAGGAATCCTGGAGGGAGGACGAGGTGGAAAGACTTGAAGCGGTGAACCTCGACTCGACTGCGCTGTCCGGCTTCTGTCCGCTGACCAGCGTCACGTGCAACGCGTCCAAGAAGTACCGCGAAGCCGACGGCACGTGCAACAACCTGCAGAACCCGGGATGGGGATCGGCCGCTTCCTGCATGAACCGCTTGCTCCCCGCGGCGTACCAAGACG GAGTGAGCTCGCCGCGAGTGGCAGCCAACGGCAGTGCGCTGCCTAACGCCCGCAAGATATCGTACACCGTACACCCCAACACGAGCCACCCGGCCACAAACATCacgcacttggtgatgcagttCGGGCAGTTCCTGGACCACGACTTTGCCCTTGCGCCGCTTATGCCTGACCCAGGGGAGATCATCAACCTCGGCA ATCCCAACAACGTCATCGATTGCTGCTCGCCAGGGAAGCGCAACGCCTCGAACTGCTTCTCCATCGACCTCTTCCCGGACGATCCTTTTTTCGGACAGTTCGGCCAGACCTGCATGAACCTGCCCCGATCAGCAGCGTGCACTCGCTGCACACTAG GACAGCGACAACAGCAGGACATTCTCACTTCCTACATAGACACGTCTCAGATATATGGAAGCTCACAGGCGGATACTCTCAGACTCCGATCAATGTCCGGCG GTCGCCTGAAGAACCAGTACTACATTTTCGCTGGAGAGCTACTTCCTCGTAGTTTTCACGTCAACGAAGACCGCTGCAGCAACCCCTCCAACAGACAGTACTGCTTCAGGGCAG GTGATGAACGTGCGAACGAGCATCCAGGATTGACGGCCGTGCACACTACGTTTCTCCGCCACCACAACCGCATCGCCGGTCAGCTATTTCTGTCCAACATATTCCTCAGCGACGAGCAGCTCTTCCAGAGGACCAA GCGCATCGTGGAATGCCAGTTCCAGCACATCGTCTTCTCTGAGTGGTTGCCTATTATTCTGGGACCGGCCGCCATGAGCCGTTTCGGCCTGACGCCCCTGAGCAGCGGCTTCACCACGTACAACGCGAGCATAGACGCGACCATGCTGAAcgagttcgccgccgccgcctttCGTCTTGGACACACTCTCATCGACGGAACTTTCCACGC CGATAGACTTTTGTCAAGCACTACCTTCGAGCTGCAGAACAACTACTTCTTTCCGTTCGAGTTCTACAACGGCTTCCTAGAGCCCGTTCTCCGGGGTCTCATGCAACAGCGTGCCCAGACATTCGACAG AGATGTGACTGATGGCGTAACCAATCACCTGTACCGGCTCCGAAACGAGAGCTTCGGCTTGGACCTCATCGCGTTGAACCTGCAGCGGGCGCGTGAACACGGCGTCCGACCCTACGTGGACTACTTCTACTTCTGCACGGGCGTCAACCTGACGTCGTTCGACGCGCTGAAGCAGTACGTCGACAACGACGTGGTCGAACTGTACAAGGTCCTGTACAA CAACGTCCGCGACATCGACCTGTTCACCGCCAGCATTTCTGAGTTCTCCGTGGCCGGCGGTATTGTGGGCCCCACGTTTGCCTGCATCCTGGGACATATGTTCCAGCGACTAAAATACGGCGATCGTTTCTTCTACGAACACCAGGGCCAGGCTGGATCACTCACGGCAG CACAGCTTGCTCAAATCCGACGCATTACATTGGCCAAGATCATCTGCGAGAACACGGGTGTTGATCTGGTTTCTCCAAACGTGTTTCGACCAAATGGACCAGG aaatcaGCAAAcattctgttttttgttgcccGACACGAACTCGGGGCCCTGGGCGTGA
- the LOC144106636 gene encoding salivary peroxidase/catechol oxidase-like isoform X3: protein MDSFRCWILLISLAAIVTAVTSGAWGLSARDVDAAMERAEETLRAERAAALHAARTRRDVSEGGRAAGCPYASMRHQHSRRATKQAAEHSEVARLFEETTKELLRSLSDSNEESWREDEVERLEAVNLDSTALSGFCPLTSVTCNASKKYREADGTCNNLQNPGWGSAASCMNRLLPAAYQDGVSSPRVAANGSALPNARKISYTVHPNTSHPATNITHLVMQFGQFLDHDFALAPLMPDPGEIINLGNPNNVIDCCSPGKRNASNCFSIDLFPDDPFFGQFGQTCMNLPRSAACTRCTLGQRQQQDILTSYIDTSQIYGSSQADTLRLRSMSGGRLKNQYYIFAGELLPRSFHVNEDRCSNPSNRQYCFRAGDERANEHPGLTAVHTTFLRHHNRIAGQLFLSNIFLSDEQLFQRTKRIVECQFQHIVFSEWLPIILGPAAMSRFGLTPLSSGFTTYNASIDATMLNEFAAAAFRLGHTLIDGTFHADRLLSSTTFELQNNYFFPFEFYNGFLEPVLRGLMQQRAQTFDRDVTDGVTNHLYRLRNESFGLDLIALNLQRAREHGVRPYVDYFYFCTGVNLTSFDALKQYVDNDVVELYKVLYNNVRDIDLFTASISEFSVAGGIVGPTFACILGHMFQRLKYGDRFFYEHQGQAGSLTAAQLAQIRRITLAKIICENTGVDLVSPNVFRPNGPGNQQTFCFLLPDTNSGPWA from the exons GATATTATTGATATCGCTCGCCGCCATTGTCACGGCTGTGACGTCCGGAGCATGGGGTCTGAGCGCCAGGGACGTGGACGCAGCCATGGAAAGGGCTGAAGAAACGCTTCGAGCTGAGAGAGCTGCCGCGCTGCACGCGGCACGGACACGCAGAGATGTTTCCG AAGGAGGCCGTGCAGCTGGCTGCCCCTATGCGTCGATGCGCCACCAGCACAGTCGTCGGGCTACCAAACAGGCAGCCGAACACTCTGAGGTGGCCCGACTCTTCGAGGAGACCACCAAGGAGCTGCTGAGAAG CCTCAGCGACTCGAACGAGGAATCCTGGAGGGAGGACGAGGTGGAAAGACTTGAAGCGGTGAACCTCGACTCGACTGCGCTGTCCGGCTTCTGTCCGCTGACCAGCGTCACGTGCAACGCGTCCAAGAAGTACCGCGAAGCCGACGGCACGTGCAACAACCTGCAGAACCCGGGATGGGGATCGGCCGCTTCCTGCATGAACCGCTTGCTCCCCGCGGCGTACCAAGACG GAGTGAGCTCGCCGCGAGTGGCAGCCAACGGCAGTGCGCTGCCTAACGCCCGCAAGATATCGTACACCGTACACCCCAACACGAGCCACCCGGCCACAAACATCacgcacttggtgatgcagttCGGGCAGTTCCTGGACCACGACTTTGCCCTTGCGCCGCTTATGCCTGACCCAGGGGAGATCATCAACCTCGGCA ATCCCAACAACGTCATCGATTGCTGCTCGCCAGGGAAGCGCAACGCCTCGAACTGCTTCTCCATCGACCTCTTCCCGGACGATCCTTTTTTCGGACAGTTCGGCCAGACCTGCATGAACCTGCCCCGATCAGCAGCGTGCACTCGCTGCACACTAG GACAGCGACAACAGCAGGACATTCTCACTTCCTACATAGACACGTCTCAGATATATGGAAGCTCACAGGCGGATACTCTCAGACTCCGATCAATGTCCGGCG GTCGCCTGAAGAACCAGTACTACATTTTCGCTGGAGAGCTACTTCCTCGTAGTTTTCACGTCAACGAAGACCGCTGCAGCAACCCCTCCAACAGACAGTACTGCTTCAGGGCAG GTGATGAACGTGCGAACGAGCATCCAGGATTGACGGCCGTGCACACTACGTTTCTCCGCCACCACAACCGCATCGCCGGTCAGCTATTTCTGTCCAACATATTCCTCAGCGACGAGCAGCTCTTCCAGAGGACCAA GCGCATCGTGGAATGCCAGTTCCAGCACATCGTCTTCTCTGAGTGGTTGCCTATTATTCTGGGACCGGCCGCCATGAGCCGTTTCGGCCTGACGCCCCTGAGCAGCGGCTTCACCACGTACAACGCGAGCATAGACGCGACCATGCTGAAcgagttcgccgccgccgcctttCGTCTTGGACACACTCTCATCGACGGAACTTTCCACGC CGATAGACTTTTGTCAAGCACTACCTTCGAGCTGCAGAACAACTACTTCTTTCCGTTCGAGTTCTACAACGGCTTCCTAGAGCCCGTTCTCCGGGGTCTCATGCAACAGCGTGCCCAGACATTCGACAG AGATGTGACTGATGGCGTAACCAATCACCTGTACCGGCTCCGAAACGAGAGCTTCGGCTTGGACCTCATCGCGTTGAACCTGCAGCGGGCGCGTGAACACGGCGTCCGACCCTACGTGGACTACTTCTACTTCTGCACGGGCGTCAACCTGACGTCGTTCGACGCGCTGAAGCAGTACGTCGACAACGACGTGGTCGAACTGTACAAGGTCCTGTACAA CAACGTCCGCGACATCGACCTGTTCACCGCCAGCATTTCTGAGTTCTCCGTGGCCGGCGGTATTGTGGGCCCCACGTTTGCCTGCATCCTGGGACATATGTTCCAGCGACTAAAATACGGCGATCGTTTCTTCTACGAACACCAGGGCCAGGCTGGATCACTCACGGCAG CACAGCTTGCTCAAATCCGACGCATTACATTGGCCAAGATCATCTGCGAGAACACGGGTGTTGATCTGGTTTCTCCAAACGTGTTTCGACCAAATGGACCAGG aaatcaGCAAAcattctgttttttgttgcccGACACGAACTCGGGGCCCTGGGCGTGA